Proteins found in one Streptococcus anginosus subsp. whileyi MAS624 genomic segment:
- the pepC gene encoding aminopeptidase C — MNSIDQQFTDKLYANYEATAKYAAIENAVSHNGLLTSLEKRSSAIENNPVFSIDLTKDKVSNQKASGRCWMFAALNTFRHKMIAGFQLEEFELSQAHTFFWDKYEKSNWFLEQVLATADQDLTSRKVKFLLDTPQQDGGQWDMVVALFEKYGVVPKSVYPESISSSNSRELNQYLNKLLRQDAQILRDLVTSGADAAAAQAKKEELLQEIFNFLAMTLGLPPRTFDFAYRDKDNNFHSESGLTPQAFYKKYVDIKLDDYVSIINAPTADKPYGKSYTVEMLGNVVGARDVRYLNVDMNRLKELAIAQMQAGETVWFGSDVGQSSNRKAGVMVNDMYDFTSSMDIELIQDKAGRLDYSESLMTHAMVLTGVDLDENGKSTKWKVENSWGDKVGNKGYFVASDDWMDEYTYQIVVRKEFLTTEELAAYEAEPKVLAPWDPMGALASK, encoded by the coding sequence ATGAATTCTATAGATCAACAATTTACAGATAAATTATATGCAAATTATGAAGCAACTGCCAAGTATGCTGCAATTGAAAATGCAGTTAGCCACAATGGTTTATTAACATCGCTTGAAAAGCGCAGCAGTGCAATTGAAAACAATCCTGTGTTTTCCATTGATTTAACCAAAGATAAAGTCAGCAATCAAAAAGCGTCTGGACGTTGCTGGATGTTTGCAGCGCTCAATACATTTCGTCATAAAATGATTGCAGGCTTTCAATTGGAAGAATTTGAATTGTCTCAAGCGCACACATTCTTTTGGGATAAATATGAAAAATCCAACTGGTTTTTAGAGCAAGTCTTAGCAACAGCTGACCAAGACTTAACCAGTCGCAAAGTGAAATTCCTCTTAGATACGCCTCAACAAGACGGCGGACAATGGGATATGGTTGTGGCACTTTTTGAAAAATATGGAGTTGTTCCAAAATCAGTTTACCCAGAATCCATTTCATCTAGCAATAGCCGTGAGCTTAATCAATATCTCAACAAATTACTCCGCCAGGATGCACAAATTTTACGTGACTTGGTTACTAGCGGAGCTGATGCAGCAGCTGCTCAAGCAAAGAAAGAAGAACTTTTGCAAGAAATTTTTAATTTCTTGGCAATGACCCTTGGACTCCCTCCTCGTACTTTTGATTTTGCTTATCGTGATAAAGACAATAACTTCCATAGTGAAAGTGGATTGACACCACAAGCATTTTACAAGAAATATGTGGATATTAAGCTAGATGATTATGTATCCATCATCAATGCTCCAACAGCTGACAAACCTTATGGCAAATCTTACACTGTCGAGATGTTAGGAAATGTCGTAGGAGCACGTGACGTCCGCTATTTGAATGTCGATATGAATCGTTTGAAAGAACTGGCCATTGCTCAAATGCAAGCAGGAGAAACGGTTTGGTTTGGTTCTGATGTGGGTCAATCTAGCAATCGCAAGGCTGGTGTGATGGTGAATGATATGTATGATTTTACTTCCAGCATGGATATTGAATTGATACAAGACAAAGCAGGGCGCTTGGATTACAGTGAAAGTCTCATGACTCATGCTATGGTCTTGACAGGTGTTGACTTGGACGAAAATGGCAAATCAACAAAATGGAAAGTGGAAAATTCTTGGGGTGATAAAGTTGGGAACAAAGGCTATTTTGTTGCTAGCGATGACTGGATGGACGAATACACTTATCAAATCGTTGTCCGCAAAGAATTTTTAACAACTGAAGAACTAGCGGCCTATGAAGCAGAACCAAAAGTACTTGCCCCATGGGATCCAATGGGAGCTTTGGCTAGTAAATAA
- the ahpC gene encoding alkyl hydroperoxide reductase subunit C has translation MSLIGKEIVEFTADAYHAGNGKFITVSSEDLKGHWSVVCFYPADFSFVCPTELEDLQEQYAALKELGVEVYSVSTDTHFTHKAWHDHSDAIGKLEYIMIGDPSHAISLGFDVLDESGLSQRGTFIIDPDGVVQALEINADGVGRDASVLIDKIHAAQYVRSHPGEVCPAKWKEGIETLTPSLDLVGKI, from the coding sequence ATGTCACTTATTGGTAAGGAAATTGTCGAGTTTACAGCAGATGCTTATCACGCTGGAAACGGGAAATTTATCACAGTTTCTAGTGAAGATTTAAAAGGTCATTGGAGCGTCGTTTGCTTCTATCCTGCTGATTTTTCATTTGTTTGTCCGACTGAGTTGGAGGATTTGCAAGAGCAGTATGCAGCTCTTAAAGAACTAGGTGTGGAAGTTTATTCTGTTTCAACAGATACGCATTTTACACATAAAGCTTGGCATGATCATTCAGATGCCATTGGAAAACTTGAATACATCATGATTGGTGATCCATCTCATGCTATTTCGCTTGGTTTTGATGTGTTAGATGAAAGTGGATTGTCTCAACGCGGTACTTTTATCATTGACCCAGATGGTGTTGTACAGGCACTTGAAATCAATGCAGACGGTGTTGGGCGCGATGCTTCTGTCTTGATTGACAAAATCCATGCTGCACAATATGTTCGGAGTCATCCAGGTGAAGTTTGCCCAGCTAAATGGAAAGAAGGAATTGAAACACTGACTCCAAGTCTTGATTTAGTTGGTAAAATTTAA
- the pbp1a gene encoding penicillin-binding protein PBP1A — MNKQSLLTAAKYVAIGLITLFMLGVVAGGGIFLYQVHKAPALSEKKLVATTSSKIYDSENNLIADLGSEKRGNAATSDIPTDLVRAIIAIEDHRFFNHRGVDSVRILGAFLNNLRRGNRQGGSTLTQQLIKLTYFSTSSADQTLSRKIQEAWLAVQLERKATKQEIITYYVNKVYMSNGNYGMQTAAKSYYGKDLKDLSLAQTALLAGMPQGPNQYDPYTKPEAAKNRRNLVLSEMYKLKYISAEQYEKAVNTPVTDGLQSLKNSASYPAYMDNYLKQVIEQVQEETGYNLLTTGMEVYTNVNRAAQERLWNIYNSNEYVAYPDDELQVASTIIDATTGKVIAQLGARNQASNVSFGTNQAVETNRDWGSAMKPITDYAPAIENGIYTSTAAYISDAPYNYPGTTTPVYNWDMRYFGNITIQYALQESRNVPAVKTLEAVGLSKSKKFLSGLGINYPDMVYANAISSNTTKSDRKYGASSEKMAAAYAAFANGGTYYKPQYVSRVVFSDGTSKDFSNQGTTAMKETTAYMMTNMLKTVLTSGTGTNAAISGVYQAGKTGTSNYSDDELAKLTKPYGGSSVVTPDELFVGYTQKYSMAVWTGYTNRLTPVLDDGVKVATDVYRAMMSYLSESGTEDWEMPSGLYRSGNYVFLANSTNRYQGNYYNSTSSSSLEESSSSSNSQESSTQESSSSSASSSTEPSASTSASSPNGGGNSETPPSRNR; from the coding sequence ATGAATAAGCAATCTTTACTGACAGCTGCAAAATATGTAGCTATCGGTCTCATTACATTATTTATGCTTGGAGTTGTAGCTGGTGGAGGAATTTTTCTCTATCAAGTTCACAAGGCACCTGCCTTGTCAGAAAAGAAACTAGTCGCCACAACTTCCAGTAAAATCTATGATAGTGAAAACAATCTTATTGCTGACTTAGGCTCTGAAAAAAGGGGCAATGCGGCAACAAGTGATATTCCAACTGACTTAGTACGAGCTATCATTGCAATTGAAGACCACCGTTTCTTCAATCATCGCGGCGTGGACTCTGTTCGTATTTTGGGCGCTTTCTTGAATAATCTGCGCAGAGGAAATCGACAAGGAGGGTCAACGTTGACGCAACAGTTGATTAAACTGACCTACTTCTCCACTTCAAGTGCCGACCAAACACTATCACGGAAAATTCAAGAAGCCTGGTTAGCTGTTCAATTAGAGCGGAAAGCCACTAAGCAAGAAATTATTACATATTATGTAAATAAGGTCTATATGTCAAATGGTAACTACGGTATGCAAACAGCTGCTAAAAGTTATTACGGCAAAGATTTGAAAGATTTGAGCTTAGCTCAAACTGCTTTATTGGCGGGGATGCCTCAGGGACCAAACCAATACGACCCTTATACAAAACCAGAAGCTGCTAAAAATCGTCGTAATCTTGTATTGTCAGAAATGTATAAACTCAAATACATCTCTGCTGAGCAATATGAAAAAGCAGTCAATACACCCGTCACAGATGGTCTGCAAAGCTTAAAAAATTCAGCGTCTTATCCTGCTTACATGGATAACTACTTAAAGCAAGTTATTGAGCAAGTCCAAGAAGAAACGGGTTATAACTTGCTGACGACAGGAATGGAAGTCTATACAAACGTAAACAGAGCAGCTCAAGAGCGCCTTTGGAATATTTATAATAGCAATGAATATGTTGCTTATCCAGATGATGAATTACAAGTAGCTTCTACCATTATAGATGCTACAACTGGTAAGGTAATTGCTCAACTAGGAGCCCGAAATCAAGCTTCAAATGTTTCTTTTGGTACTAACCAAGCAGTTGAAACCAATCGCGACTGGGGATCAGCCATGAAACCGATCACGGATTACGCTCCAGCCATTGAAAATGGCATTTACACTTCTACGGCTGCTTATATTAGTGATGCTCCTTATAATTATCCTGGAACAACTACTCCAGTCTACAACTGGGATATGCGCTATTTTGGAAACATCACCATTCAGTATGCACTTCAAGAGTCTCGGAACGTTCCAGCTGTCAAGACGTTAGAAGCCGTCGGACTCAGCAAGTCTAAGAAATTCCTAAGCGGACTGGGCATTAATTATCCAGATATGGTATATGCAAATGCCATTTCAAGTAACACGACAAAATCCGATCGAAAATATGGTGCCAGCAGTGAAAAAATGGCTGCTGCCTATGCTGCTTTTGCAAATGGTGGAACTTATTACAAACCACAATATGTCAGCCGTGTTGTCTTTAGCGATGGAACCTCAAAAGATTTCTCTAATCAAGGTACAACCGCAATGAAAGAAACAACAGCTTACATGATGACAAATATGCTGAAAACAGTTCTTACATCTGGTACTGGGACCAATGCAGCTATATCTGGTGTCTATCAAGCTGGTAAAACAGGAACTTCCAACTATTCCGATGATGAATTGGCGAAACTAACGAAGCCTTATGGTGGCTCTAGTGTTGTGACTCCTGATGAACTCTTTGTTGGTTATACGCAGAAATATTCAATGGCGGTGTGGACAGGTTACACCAATCGTCTCACTCCCGTTCTGGACGATGGTGTAAAAGTTGCAACAGATGTTTACCGTGCGATGATGTCTTACTTGTCTGAAAGTGGGACAGAAGACTGGGAAATGCCTAGCGGCCTTTATCGTAGCGGAAATTATGTCTTTTTAGCCAATTCCACTAATAGATACCAAGGAAATTATTATAATTCTACTTCCAGTTCGAGCCTTGAAGAATCATCATCTTCTTCAAACAGCCAAGAAAGTTCTACCCAAGAGTCATCAAGCAGCTCTGCTTCATCAAGTACAGAACCGAGTGCTTCTACGTCTGCAAGTTCTCCTAATGGCGGTGGAAATTCAGAAACTCCTCCTTCACGAAACCGATAA
- a CDS encoding nicotinate phosphoribosyltransferase, producing MYPDDSLTLHTDLYQINMMQVYFRRNIHNKRAVFEVYFRKEPFHSGYAVFAGLERMVHYLNHLTFSDSDIAYLRSLGYDEEFLDYLANLKLELTVRSAQEGDLVFANEPIVQVEGPLAQCQLVETALLNIVNYQTLVATKAARIRSVIEDEPLMEFGTRRAQEMDAAIWGTRAAVIGGANGTSNVRAGKLFDIPVLGTHAHALVQAYGNDYEAFKAYAETHHDCVFLVDTYDTFRLGVPAAIQVAREMGDKINFLGVRIDSGDLAYISKKVRQQLDEAGFPNAKIYASNDLDENTILNLKMQKAKIDVWGVGTKLITAYDQPALGAVYKIVAIEDEHGNLRNTIKLSNNVEKVSTPGKKQVWRITSRAKGKSEGDYITYDGVDVNTIAKLEMFHPTYTYINKTVTNFDAVPLLVDIFKQGQLVYQLPSLTEIQTYARKEFDKLWDEYKRVLNPQDYPVDLARDVWQDKVDLIDQMRKKANQMGETK from the coding sequence ATGTATCCAGATGATAGTTTAACCTTGCATACGGATTTGTATCAAATCAACATGATGCAAGTTTATTTTAGAAGAAATATTCATAATAAACGAGCTGTTTTTGAAGTTTATTTTCGGAAAGAGCCCTTTCATAGTGGCTATGCGGTTTTTGCTGGCTTGGAGCGGATGGTTCATTATTTAAATCATTTGACATTTTCAGATAGTGATATTGCCTATCTTCGTTCTCTTGGCTATGATGAAGAATTTTTAGACTATTTAGCAAATTTGAAATTGGAATTAACAGTACGTTCTGCACAAGAGGGAGACTTGGTCTTTGCCAATGAACCCATTGTTCAAGTAGAAGGTCCTCTTGCTCAATGTCAATTAGTGGAAACTGCCTTATTAAACATTGTCAACTATCAAACCTTGGTAGCGACAAAAGCAGCTCGGATTCGCTCAGTCATCGAAGATGAGCCTTTAATGGAATTTGGTACACGCCGAGCACAGGAAATGGATGCGGCTATCTGGGGAACTCGTGCGGCAGTGATTGGTGGAGCAAATGGAACCAGTAATGTTCGGGCTGGAAAGCTCTTTGATATTCCAGTCTTGGGAACGCATGCTCATGCTCTCGTTCAAGCCTATGGAAATGACTATGAAGCTTTTAAGGCGTATGCTGAAACGCACCATGACTGTGTTTTCTTGGTGGATACCTATGATACATTCCGCCTCGGTGTTCCTGCAGCGATTCAAGTAGCGCGTGAAATGGGGGATAAAATCAATTTCCTTGGAGTGCGGATTGATTCAGGGGATTTGGCTTATATTTCTAAAAAAGTTCGCCAGCAGTTGGATGAAGCTGGTTTTCCAAATGCTAAAATCTACGCCTCTAACGACTTGGATGAAAATACAATCCTCAACTTAAAAATGCAAAAGGCAAAGATTGATGTGTGGGGCGTTGGAACTAAGCTCATCACGGCTTATGACCAACCAGCACTGGGAGCCGTTTATAAGATTGTGGCTATTGAAGATGAACATGGCAATTTGCGTAATACGATTAAGCTCTCTAATAATGTGGAAAAAGTATCAACACCAGGTAAAAAACAAGTTTGGCGGATTACTAGCCGTGCAAAAGGCAAGTCAGAAGGAGACTATATCACTTATGATGGCGTAGATGTGAATACTATTGCCAAATTAGAAATGTTCCACCCAACTTACACCTACATCAATAAAACAGTGACAAATTTTGATGCAGTACCTCTGTTGGTAGATATTTTTAAACAAGGTCAACTTGTGTACCAATTGCCAAGCTTAACAGAAATCCAAACATATGCTCGCAAAGAGTTTGATAAGTTGTGGGACGAATACAAACGTGTCCTTAATCCGCAAGATTATCCTGTGGATTTGGCGCGTGATGTATGGCAAGACAAGGTTGATTTGATTGATCAAATGCGCAAAAAAGCGAATCAAATGGGAGAAACAAAATGA
- the gpsB gene encoding cell division regulator GpsB, which yields MASIIYTPKDIFDQDFKVGVRGYSKVEVDEFLDDVIKDYETYAALVKELREENARLKAELAKKSNEAATSPLTQSIMETPQVASATLTNFDILKRLNRLEKEVFGKQILNNEI from the coding sequence ATGGCTAGTATTATTTACACACCGAAAGATATTTTTGATCAAGATTTTAAAGTTGGCGTCCGTGGATATAGCAAGGTTGAAGTGGACGAATTTTTAGATGATGTCATTAAAGATTACGAAACGTATGCTGCTTTGGTAAAGGAACTGCGTGAAGAAAATGCTCGTTTGAAAGCAGAACTCGCTAAAAAGTCAAATGAGGCGGCAACTTCCCCTTTGACGCAATCTATCATGGAAACCCCTCAAGTGGCATCTGCTACGCTGACAAATTTTGATATTTTAAAACGCTTAAATCGTTTGGAAAAAGAAGTATTCGGCAAGCAAATCTTAAATAACGAAATTTAA
- the recU gene encoding Holliday junction resolvase RecU, with protein sequence MVNYPHKVPSRNSLRLPKKKSVDFANRGMSFEKMINETNDYYLSHDLAVIHKKPTPIQIVKVDYPRRSRAKIVEAYFRQASTTDYSGVYQGHYIDFEAKETHQKASMPMKNFHAHQIKHMEQVVKQGGICFVLLHFSALKLTYLLPAPYLINFFKIDKGKNSMPLDYIQKHGYSISQNGLPSIPYLEIIQQNLLGGKTNE encoded by the coding sequence ATGGTCAACTATCCACATAAAGTTCCCTCTCGAAATTCATTAAGACTTCCCAAAAAGAAGTCCGTTGACTTTGCGAATCGGGGAATGTCGTTTGAAAAAATGATCAATGAAACGAATGATTATTATCTTAGTCACGATTTAGCGGTCATTCACAAGAAACCAACCCCTATTCAGATTGTAAAAGTGGATTATCCCAGACGTAGTCGGGCAAAAATTGTTGAAGCCTACTTTCGACAAGCCTCTACAACAGACTATTCTGGTGTCTATCAAGGACATTATATAGATTTTGAAGCAAAAGAAACACATCAAAAGGCTTCCATGCCGATGAAAAATTTTCATGCTCATCAAATCAAGCACATGGAACAAGTCGTCAAACAAGGAGGAATTTGTTTCGTTTTATTGCACTTTTCAGCCTTAAAATTGACATATCTACTTCCTGCTCCTTATTTAATTAACTTCTTCAAGATTGACAAGGGGAAAAATTCCATGCCACTTGACTACATTCAAAAGCATGGATATTCTATCTCACAGAATGGTCTTCCTAGCATTCCGTATCTTGAAATCATTCAACAAAATTTACTAGGTGGTAAAACAAATGAATAA
- a CDS encoding THUMP domain-containing class I SAM-dependent RNA methyltransferase, producing MKTKFKLIATAAAGLEAVVGREIRNLGLECQVENGRVRFDGTVETIIETNLWLRAADRIKIVVGSFSAKTFEELFQGIFALDWENYLPLGAKFPIAKAKCVKSKLHNEPSVQAISKKAVVKKLQKHYARPEGVPLIENGAEFKIEVSILKDVATVLIDTTGFSLFKRGYRTEKGGAPIKENMAAAILLLSNWYPDKPLIDPTCGSGTFCIEAAMIGMNMAPGLHRHFAFEEWNWVDSDLVGRVRARALGQIKQDIQLDILGADIDARMVEIAKRNAEEAGVSEQIVFKQMRLQDLHTDKINGVIVSNPPYGERLLDDDAVTKLYQEMGQTFEPLKTWSKFILTSDEAFEAKFGSQADKKRKLYNGTLKVDLYQYFGQRVKRQID from the coding sequence ATGAAAACAAAATTTAAGTTGATTGCGACTGCTGCGGCTGGTTTAGAGGCTGTGGTTGGTCGTGAAATCAGAAATCTTGGCTTAGAATGTCAAGTGGAAAATGGGCGCGTGCGTTTTGACGGAACTGTTGAAACCATTATTGAAACTAATCTCTGGTTGCGTGCAGCAGACCGCATTAAGATTGTTGTTGGCAGTTTTTCGGCTAAAACCTTTGAGGAATTATTTCAGGGGATTTTTGCTTTGGATTGGGAAAACTATTTGCCACTTGGAGCAAAATTTCCAATTGCCAAGGCAAAATGTGTCAAATCAAAACTTCACAATGAACCTAGTGTGCAGGCTATTTCTAAAAAAGCAGTAGTTAAGAAGCTGCAAAAGCATTATGCACGCCCAGAAGGCGTTCCATTGATAGAAAATGGAGCAGAGTTCAAAATTGAAGTTTCTATTTTGAAAGATGTAGCTACTGTTTTGATTGACACGACAGGTTTTAGCCTCTTTAAACGTGGCTATCGGACTGAAAAAGGTGGCGCACCGATTAAAGAAAATATGGCGGCTGCGATTTTGCTCTTGTCCAATTGGTATCCAGATAAGCCCTTGATTGATCCGACCTGTGGTTCAGGAACTTTCTGTATTGAAGCAGCTATGATTGGCATGAATATGGCACCGGGGCTTCATCGCCATTTTGCGTTTGAAGAGTGGAATTGGGTTGACTCAGATTTGGTTGGGCGTGTTCGTGCTAGAGCTTTAGGACAGATTAAGCAAGACATTCAGCTTGATATTTTAGGGGCTGATATTGATGCACGTATGGTGGAGATTGCCAAGCGAAATGCCGAAGAAGCAGGTGTTTCTGAGCAGATTGTTTTCAAGCAAATGCGTTTGCAAGATTTGCACACCGACAAGATAAATGGTGTCATCGTTTCCAATCCCCCTTATGGAGAGCGATTGCTGGATGATGATGCTGTAACCAAGCTTTATCAAGAAATGGGGCAGACTTTTGAGCCACTAAAGACGTGGAGCAAATTTATCTTGACGAGTGATGAAGCATTTGAAGCAAAATTTGGCAGTCAAGCCGATAAAAAACGCAAACTCTATAATGGGACTTTAAAAGTTGATTTGTACCAATATTTTGGTCAGAGAGTCAAACGCCAAATAGATTAG
- a CDS encoding DUF1273 domain-containing protein encodes MVSVLIVGYRNFDLGIFNDKDPRIKIIKKAIQRDLTRLLEEGAEWLIFTGNLGFEVWALEVAKELQQDYDFQIATIFTFENQGENWNEANQEKLSRFKQVDFVKYAYPHYENPSQFRDYNHFLLSNTDGAYIFYDEENETNLKYLYQMMKKQEQYFIKQLTFDDLNEVAENFSEN; translated from the coding sequence GTGGTTAGCGTACTAATAGTGGGTTATCGGAATTTTGATTTGGGAATTTTTAATGACAAAGACCCTCGAATCAAGATTATTAAAAAAGCCATTCAGCGAGATTTGACACGTTTATTAGAAGAAGGTGCGGAGTGGCTGATTTTTACTGGGAACTTAGGTTTTGAAGTTTGGGCACTAGAGGTTGCAAAAGAATTGCAGCAAGATTACGATTTTCAAATTGCGACGATTTTTACTTTTGAGAATCAAGGTGAAAACTGGAATGAAGCCAATCAAGAAAAATTAAGTCGTTTTAAACAGGTGGATTTTGTTAAATATGCCTATCCTCATTATGAAAATCCCAGCCAATTTCGTGATTACAATCACTTTCTACTCAGTAATACAGACGGGGCTTATATTTTTTACGATGAAGAAAATGAAACAAATTTAAAGTATCTTTACCAAATGATGAAGAAACAAGAACAATATTTTATCAAACAATTAACATTTGATGACTTGAATGAGGTCGCAGAAAATTTTTCCGAAAATTAG
- a CDS encoding cell division site-positioning protein MapZ family protein, with protein MSKDEKHLPEQEEKESILDFETAKEMTVGQAARKSEELEAGVTEEDNVLDKYIKQHRQEIEAGKFSAQSAEEISEAEDQEQLSQLDLAEFIQEMHDEVQEEAPLESAEVASEESAFDETVAALAASEAEPQETSEENSTQTPEELEAETKIMEPIQPEMDDIPVSSTESTESYPTFTALDEEMETEKVPFYKNKKVLYSVASVALLALISGTVYLSLNRKQAKPATNSTSQTSKSSTTSSSENKNLKAFNSLYDSFFTDANKLALKNSSFGNLNKLKAALEKLKNTKEYNVAKGKYDSLLKQVEAVKTVNAQFTSVAITDGVLDTKAKIKNDAKFTDITTGNTDLDKVLKAAISLGKSQQSAISAPQSETAAAPSQSSAQAPVAEQPASVPAQTTAPAAPASGTNLQRHLSRVPYDQTKINDSNNPAWNFNPGVLEKILATSRERGYFTGDNYILERVNIINGNGYYNLFRTDGTYLFSINCKTGYFVGNGAGYADALDY; from the coding sequence GTGAGTAAAGACGAAAAACATTTGCCAGAACAAGAAGAAAAAGAATCAATTCTTGATTTTGAAACAGCTAAAGAAATGACAGTTGGTCAAGCTGCTCGAAAAAGCGAAGAACTTGAAGCAGGGGTGACGGAAGAGGACAATGTGCTGGATAAATACATTAAACAGCATCGTCAAGAAATTGAAGCAGGAAAATTTTCGGCTCAATCTGCAGAAGAAATATCTGAAGCAGAAGATCAAGAACAGCTGAGCCAGTTAGACTTAGCAGAATTTATCCAGGAGATGCACGATGAGGTTCAAGAGGAAGCCCCCCTAGAATCTGCAGAGGTAGCGTCTGAGGAGTCTGCCTTTGATGAAACAGTAGCTGCACTTGCAGCCAGCGAAGCAGAACCGCAAGAAACTTCGGAAGAAAACAGTACACAAACTCCAGAGGAGTTAGAGGCTGAGACAAAAATAATGGAACCAATTCAGCCTGAAATGGATGATATTCCTGTGAGTTCAACTGAGTCAACGGAAAGCTATCCGACTTTTACAGCGCTGGATGAAGAAATGGAAACAGAGAAAGTTCCATTTTATAAAAATAAGAAAGTCCTGTATTCTGTAGCGAGTGTCGCTTTACTGGCTTTAATCAGTGGGACTGTTTATCTGTCGTTGAATAGAAAGCAAGCAAAGCCAGCTACAAATTCAACGAGCCAAACAAGTAAATCTTCTACCACTTCTAGCTCTGAAAATAAGAATTTGAAAGCTTTCAACAGCCTTTATGATTCATTCTTTACAGATGCCAATAAATTGGCTTTGAAAAACAGCAGTTTCGGAAACTTAAACAAACTAAAAGCAGCATTAGAAAAGTTAAAGAATACAAAGGAATACAATGTTGCTAAGGGAAAATACGACAGCTTGCTCAAACAAGTTGAAGCTGTAAAAACTGTGAATGCACAGTTTACCTCAGTGGCAATCACAGACGGCGTTTTAGATACTAAGGCAAAGATTAAAAATGATGCTAAATTCACAGATATTACAACAGGAAATACAGATTTGGATAAAGTCTTGAAAGCTGCTATCAGTCTAGGAAAGAGCCAGCAATCAGCGATTTCTGCTCCTCAATCTGAGACCGCCGCTGCACCGTCACAAAGCTCCGCTCAAGCACCTGTAGCAGAACAACCAGCTTCTGTACCAGCGCAAACAACTGCTCCAGCAGCACCAGCGTCAGGCACGAATTTACAGCGTCATTTAAGTCGAGTACCATACGACCAAACTAAAATTAACGACAGTAATAATCCAGCTTGGAATTTCAATCCTGGTGTGTTAGAAAAAATCTTAGCAACCTCACGGGAACGTGGCTATTTCACAGGAGATAATTATATTCTTGAACGTGTGAATATTATCAATGGAAATGGTTATTACAATCTATTTAGAACAGACGGCACGTATCTCTTTAGTATCAACTGCAAAACTGGCTATTTTGTAGGAAATGGCGCGGGTTACGCAGATGCTTTGGATTATTAG
- the nadE gene encoding ammonia-dependent NAD(+) synthetase: protein MTLQETIIQQLGVKPVIDPEEEIRKSIDFLKDYLKKHSFLKTYVLGISGGQDSTLAGRLAQLAIEEMRAETGDASYQFIAVRLPYGVQADEDDAQRALAFIQPDVSLVVNIKESADAMTKVVEATGATVSDFNKGNIKARSRMIAQYALAGSYKGAVVGTDHAAENVTGFFTKFGDGGADILPLYRLNKRQGKQLLAALGADSALYEKVPTADLEEEKPGIADEVALGVTYNEIDDYLEGKTISDQAKARIESWWHKGEHKRHLPITIFDDFWK from the coding sequence ATGACCTTACAAGAAACGATTATCCAGCAGTTAGGCGTGAAACCTGTCATTGACCCAGAGGAAGAAATCCGTAAATCCATTGATTTTTTAAAGGATTATCTTAAAAAACATTCTTTTTTGAAAACCTATGTTTTGGGAATTTCGGGCGGACAAGATTCTACTTTAGCAGGACGTTTGGCGCAATTGGCAATAGAGGAAATGCGTGCGGAGACTGGCGATGCTAGCTATCAATTTATCGCAGTGCGTTTGCCATATGGGGTGCAGGCTGACGAAGACGATGCACAGCGAGCTCTTGCTTTTATCCAGCCGGATGTCAGTCTTGTTGTCAATATCAAAGAAAGTGCAGATGCTATGACAAAAGTGGTTGAGGCTACAGGAGCAACGGTCTCAGACTTCAATAAAGGCAATATTAAAGCTCGCAGTCGCATGATTGCGCAATATGCTTTAGCAGGCTCTTATAAAGGAGCAGTGGTTGGAACGGATCATGCTGCAGAAAACGTCACAGGATTCTTTACGAAATTTGGTGATGGTGGTGCAGATATTCTGCCACTTTATCGTCTCAATAAACGGCAAGGTAAGCAACTGTTGGCTGCCTTGGGCGCTGATTCTGCCCTCTATGAAAAAGTACCAACAGCAGACCTGGAAGAAGAAAAGCCAGGCATTGCAGATGAAGTCGCTCTCGGTGTCACTTACAACGAAATTGATGACTATTTGGAAGGTAAAACCATTTCTGACCAAGCGAAAGCAAGGATTGAATCTTGGTGGCACAAAGGGGAGCACAAGCGTCATTTGCCGATTACAATCTTCGATGATTTTTGGAAATAA